The following proteins are encoded in a genomic region of Phalacrocorax carbo chromosome 2, bPhaCar2.1, whole genome shotgun sequence:
- the IRX2 gene encoding iroquois-class homeodomain protein IRX-2 translates to MSYPQGYLYQPPGSLALYSCPAYGASALAAPRSEELARSSSGSAFSPYPGSAAFTAQAAATGFTSPLQYSTDPATGFPSYMGSPYDAHTTGMTGAISYHPYGSPAYPYQLNDPAYRKNATRDATATLKAWLQEHRKNPYPTKGEKIMLAIITKMTLTQVSTWFANARRRLKKENKMTWAPRNKSEDEDDDEGDGARSKEESPEKMPESNETSAEDEGISLQVDSLTDHSCSAESDGEKLPCRAGDPLCESGSECKDKYEDIEEEEEEEEEEEEDIEEDEGGGGERDPPAKPATSSPLAAVEAPLLGHPHADAARSASKAALGGRASPGPPTPASKPKLWSLAEIATSDLKSQTLGQGCQPAPLSSAAPASAPHSAAYSPSSLLGRHIYYTSPFYSNYTNYGNFNALQSQGILRYNSAAVASNEGLSQTVLNASSVHKQSSDSLKTITNQLEQHYRPSSYDSKKDPTEVCTVGVQPYL, encoded by the exons ATGTCCTATCCTCAGGGTTACCTCTACCAGCCCCCCGGCTCGCTGGCTCTGTACTCCTGCCCGGCGTACGGGGCGTCGGCGCTGGCGGCCCCCAGGAGCGAGGAGCTGGCCAGGTCTTCGTCGGGATCGGCGTTCAGCCCTTACCCGGGATCGGCAGCTTTCACCGCCCAGGCGGCGGCCACAGGCTTCACCAGCCCGCTCCAGTACTCCACAGACCCCGCCACGGGATTCCCCTCCTACATG GGCTCCCCTTACGACGCCCATACGACGGGGATGACCGGAGCCATCAGCTACCACCCGTACGGCAGCCCTGCCTACCCCTACCAGCTCAACGACCCCGCGTACAGGAAAAACGCCACCCGCGACGCCACGGCCACGCTGAAggcctggctgcaggagcaccGCAAGAACCCCTACCCCACCAAGGGCGAGAAGATCATGCTGGCCATCATCACCAAGATGACCCTCACCCAGGTCTCCACCTGGTTCGCCAACGCCCGCCGGCGGCTCAAGAAGGAGAACAAGATGACCTGGGCCCCGCGGAACAAGAGCGAGGACGAGGACGACGACGAAGGTGACGGGGCGAGGAGTAAAGAAGAGAGTCCCGAGAAGATGCCCGAGAGCAACGAAACCTCCGCGGAGGACGAAG GGATCAGCTTGCAAGTCGACTCGCTGACGGACCACTCCTGCTCCGCCGAGTCGGACGGCGAGAAGCTGCCCTGCCGAGCGGGCGACCCCCTCTGCGAGTCGGGCTCGGAGTGCAAGGACAAGTACGAGGACatcgaggaggaggaggaggaagaggaggaggaggaggaggacatcGAGGAGGAcgagggcggcggcggggagcgcgaCCCGCCGGCCAAGCCCGCCACCTCCTCGCCGCTGGCGGCCGTGGAGGCCCCGCTCCTCGGCCACCCGCACGCCGACGCCGCCCGCAGCGCCAGCAAGGCGGCGCTGGGCGGCCgcgcctcccccggccccccgaCGCCGGCCAGCAAGCCCAAGCTCTGGTCGCTGGCCGAAATCGCCACCTCGGACCTCAAGAGCCAGACCCTGGGCCAGGGCTGCCAGCCTGCGCCGCTCTCCTCGGCCGCCCCCGCCTCCGCCCCGCACAGCGCTGCCTACTCgccctcctccctcctgggGAGGCATATTTATTACACCTCACCTTTTTATAGCAATTATACAAACTATGGGAACTTTAACGCTCTCCAGAGCCAGGGAATCCTGAGATACAACTCCGCAGCAGTGGCTTCAAACGAGGGACTAAGTCAGACTGTCCTAAACGCCAGCTCTGTCCACAAGCAGAGCAGTGACTCTTTGAAAACGATCACTAACCAACTAGAACAACATTACAGGCCCTCTAGTTACGACTCGAAGAAAG ATCCCACTGAAGTCTGCACAGTAGGAGTACAACCATACCTATAG